The following are encoded together in the Halomonas halophila genome:
- a CDS encoding VOC family protein, with product MQYLHTMVRVSDLDASLHFYCDLLGLKEVRRKENEKGRFTLVFLAAPADESRSTELQAPELELTWNWDPETYTGGRNFGHLAYRVDDIYALCEHLQANGVTINRPPRDGHMAFVKSPDGISVELLQAGEAQAPKEPWASMENTGSW from the coding sequence ATGCAATATCTGCACACCATGGTCCGGGTCAGCGATCTGGACGCCTCGCTGCACTTCTACTGCGACCTGCTGGGGCTCAAGGAAGTGCGCCGCAAGGAGAACGAGAAGGGGCGCTTCACCCTGGTATTCCTCGCCGCCCCGGCAGACGAGTCGCGCTCCACGGAGCTGCAGGCGCCGGAGCTCGAGCTGACCTGGAACTGGGACCCGGAGACCTACACCGGCGGCCGCAACTTCGGCCACCTGGCCTATCGCGTGGACGACATCTATGCGCTGTGCGAGCACCTCCAGGCCAACGGCGTGACCATCAACCGCCCGCCCCGCGACGGCCACATGGCCTTCGTGAAGAGTCCCGACGGCATCTCCGTGGAGCTGCTGCAGGCCGGTGAGGCGCAGGCACCGAAGGAGCCGTGGGCATCCATGGAGAACACCGGCAGCTGGTAA
- a CDS encoding DoxX family protein, with product MLNALHNDPLGKLLLRLAVGGLILFHGISKLFNPGSFDWIGGLLEGYGLPAVLAYGVLIGEVVAPVMAILGWQTRLAGLLMAGNMLVAVLLAHTGELFMLNDNGGWQLELQGMFFAGALALVFLGSGRMALRPD from the coding sequence ATGCTCAACGCCCTGCACAACGATCCCCTCGGCAAGCTGCTGCTGCGACTCGCCGTGGGCGGCCTGATCCTGTTTCACGGCATCTCGAAGCTGTTCAACCCCGGTTCGTTCGACTGGATCGGTGGCCTGCTGGAGGGCTATGGGCTGCCCGCCGTGCTCGCCTACGGCGTGCTGATCGGCGAGGTCGTCGCCCCGGTGATGGCCATCCTCGGCTGGCAGACCCGACTGGCGGGTCTGCTGATGGCCGGCAACATGCTGGTCGCGGTGCTGCTGGCCCACACCGGCGAGCTGTTCATGCTCAACGACAACGGCGGCTGGCAGCTCGAGCTGCAAGGCATGTTCTTCGCCGGCGCCCTGGCGCTGGTCTTCCTCGGCAGCGGACGCATGGCGCTCCGGCCCGACTGA
- a CDS encoding META domain-containing protein, which translates to MSAPLRLALPLMLAALMAGCAAGPAPVPPPGDTVSGPVVGPRWNLLLVGTSERLEMPATPWFQVAADGNVIGSDGCNRFTGSVALDAQNRIEFSSLTSTRRACPDMAGARQVTEMLDEAYRYLIDHDRLVFFGPDQHVLGGFRRVD; encoded by the coding sequence ATGTCTGCCCCCCTTCGCCTTGCCCTGCCGCTGATGCTGGCCGCGCTGATGGCCGGCTGTGCCGCCGGCCCCGCGCCGGTCCCCCCGCCCGGCGACACCGTTTCCGGCCCGGTGGTCGGGCCTCGCTGGAACCTGCTGCTGGTGGGTACCAGCGAGCGATTGGAGATGCCGGCCACGCCCTGGTTCCAGGTCGCGGCGGACGGCAACGTCATCGGCAGCGACGGCTGCAACCGCTTCACCGGCAGTGTCGCGCTGGATGCGCAGAACCGCATCGAGTTCTCCTCGCTGACCTCGACCCGCCGCGCCTGCCCGGACATGGCCGGCGCCCGCCAGGTCACCGAGATGCTGGACGAGGCCTATCGCTACCTGATCGATCATGACCGGCTGGTGTTCTTCGGCCCCGACCAGCACGTGCTGGGCGGCTTCCGCCGCGTCGACTGA
- a CDS encoding phosphatase PAP2 family protein, whose amino-acid sequence MQLRRILFYNLLGFALIASWWLPTALAWTRLDDDVFYFFNQFIGPAYPYWTEFLAALNTRAFDLAMFAVLMVMMFFAMHRDPRGSWQKWLAIGLVMSAVAALLGELLHQNLLAARPSPTLWHQDVNFLSEHTALAAKDEASNSFPSDHGLMAMVFASFMLRFADRLIASLAVALSVLVTLPRIMGGAHWVSDVYLGSLAIALVVLPWVLCNASISTLIRRLATFFDGACRRLGPVRSWPRRLYDQRGMLKRISAYNLAGVLLLLSWAVPHGILWIDLDDHLFWLFNAWISPENPHWADLLAVLNSRAFDAISFGILGLLFTLAMRRDTREDRVRHWTAIGVTMLITAGIVALITNEAISYGHPSPTRFFEHAARLTDIVSIPTKDSDANSFPGDHGLMLMVFAGFMLRFADRCIAGWSLAFVVLLSAPRILVGAHWFSDVYIGALSIALLLLPWVLCTPMAEGLTRAIRQALPRLPLRH is encoded by the coding sequence ATGCAGCTGCGCCGAATCCTCTTCTACAACCTTCTTGGCTTCGCCTTGATCGCGAGCTGGTGGCTCCCCACCGCGCTGGCCTGGACCCGCCTCGACGACGACGTCTTCTACTTCTTCAACCAGTTCATCGGTCCCGCCTACCCGTACTGGACCGAATTCCTGGCGGCACTCAACACCCGCGCCTTCGACCTGGCGATGTTCGCGGTGCTCATGGTCATGATGTTCTTCGCCATGCACCGAGACCCCAGGGGCAGCTGGCAGAAGTGGCTGGCGATCGGCCTGGTGATGTCGGCCGTGGCCGCCCTGCTCGGCGAGCTGCTGCACCAGAACCTGCTGGCGGCACGCCCGAGCCCCACGCTGTGGCACCAGGACGTCAACTTCCTGAGCGAACACACCGCCCTGGCGGCCAAGGACGAGGCGTCCAACAGCTTCCCCAGCGATCACGGGCTGATGGCCATGGTGTTCGCCAGCTTCATGCTGCGCTTCGCCGACCGGCTGATCGCCAGCCTGGCGGTGGCCCTCAGCGTGCTGGTCACGCTGCCGCGCATCATGGGCGGCGCCCACTGGGTCAGCGACGTCTATCTCGGATCGCTGGCCATCGCCCTGGTCGTGCTGCCCTGGGTGCTGTGCAATGCCTCGATCTCGACGCTCATCAGGCGGCTGGCGACGTTCTTCGACGGCGCCTGTCGGCGCCTGGGTCCGGTCCGTTCCTGGCCCCGGCGGCTGTACGACCAGCGGGGCATGCTCAAGCGCATCTCGGCCTACAACCTCGCCGGCGTGCTGTTGCTGCTGAGCTGGGCCGTGCCGCATGGCATCCTGTGGATCGACCTGGACGACCATCTCTTCTGGCTGTTCAACGCCTGGATCTCGCCGGAGAACCCCCACTGGGCCGACCTGCTGGCGGTGCTCAACTCACGCGCCTTCGACGCGATCTCCTTCGGGATACTGGGCCTGCTCTTCACCCTGGCCATGCGCCGCGACACGCGCGAGGATCGCGTCCGACACTGGACCGCCATCGGCGTGACCATGCTGATCACCGCCGGCATCGTGGCGCTGATCACCAATGAGGCGATCAGCTACGGCCACCCCAGCCCGACGCGCTTCTTCGAGCACGCCGCGCGGCTGACCGACATCGTCAGCATCCCGACCAAGGATTCCGATGCCAACAGCTTCCCGGGCGACCATGGCCTGATGCTGATGGTCTTCGCCGGCTTCATGCTGCGCTTCGCGGATCGCTGCATCGCCGGCTGGAGCCTGGCCTTCGTGGTGCTGCTCAGCGCGCCGCGCATCCTGGTCGGCGCCCACTGGTTCAGCGACGTCTACATCGGCGCGCTGAGCATCGCCCTGCTGCTGCTGCCCTGGGTGCTGTGCACGCCGATGGCCGAGGGGCTGACGCGCGCCATTCGACAGGCCCTGCCGCGCCTCCCGCTCCGGCACTGA
- a CDS encoding valine--tRNA ligase, protein MDKTYQPEQIETRWYERWEADNRFAPSGEGEPFSIMIPPPNVTGSLHMGHAFQDTIMDTLTRWRRMQGRNTLWQVGTDHAGIATQMLVERKVAAEEGKSRHDLGREAFTDKIWEWKHESGGHITRQLRRMGASVDWSRERFTMDDGFYKAVQEVFVRLYEEDLIYRGKRLVNWDPTLHTAISDLEVENKDQQGQFWHFRYPLADGVTTDDGKDYLVVATTRPETLLGDSAVAVNPEDPRYASLVGKFVELPLVGRRIPVVADEHADMEKGSGCVKITPAHDFNDYEVGKRQNLPLINVFSKDAAVLEAAEAFDLQGRPLADIDTSLPAAYSGLGRFEARERLVADMDATGLLEQVETVSNTLPYGDRSGDVIEPLLTDQWFVAVEELAKPAIAAVENGDIEFVPKNYENMYFAWMRDLQDWCISRQLWWGHRIPAWYDAEGNVYVARSAEEARAKHGLADDLALTQDDDVLDTWFSSGLWTFGTLGWPEQTPELATFHPSSVLVTGFDIIFFWVARMIMMTLKFTGEVPFKQVYVHGLVRDAQGQKMSKSKGNVLDPIDLIDGIDLDALVEKRTGNMMQPQKAKAIAKATRGEFPEGIEPHGTDALRYTFLSQATTGRDIKFDMGRLDGYRNFCNKLWNASRYVLMNAEGEDCGAAGGEVELSLADRWIISQLQKTEAQVTRAMEEFRFDHASQALYDFVWNEYCDWYLELSKPVLWDDGASEAAKRGTRRTLVRVLEAVLRLAHPMMPYISEEIWQRVAPLAGVEGPSVMTQPWPQADEALIDEDATRDIEWLKGVIVAIRNIRAEMNIAPGKPLEALLTKGTAGDSERLEANRLFLSKLAKLESVTWLEDPEQAPLSATQLVGEMEVLVPMAGLIDKDAELARLAKEIEKQDKLIGGIEKKLGNDSFVAKAPEAVVQKERDKLADFAAARKVLVEQRDKIAAL, encoded by the coding sequence ATGGACAAGACCTACCAACCCGAGCAGATCGAAACCCGCTGGTACGAGCGCTGGGAAGCCGACAACCGCTTCGCCCCCTCCGGCGAGGGCGAGCCGTTCTCCATCATGATCCCGCCGCCCAACGTCACCGGCAGCCTGCACATGGGCCATGCCTTCCAGGACACCATCATGGACACCCTGACGCGCTGGCGGCGCATGCAGGGTCGCAACACCCTGTGGCAGGTGGGCACCGACCACGCCGGCATCGCCACCCAGATGCTGGTGGAGCGCAAGGTCGCCGCCGAGGAAGGCAAGAGCCGCCACGACCTCGGGCGCGAGGCCTTCACCGACAAGATCTGGGAGTGGAAGCACGAGTCCGGCGGCCACATCACCCGCCAGCTGCGCCGCATGGGCGCCAGTGTCGACTGGTCCCGCGAGCGCTTCACCATGGACGACGGCTTCTACAAGGCCGTGCAGGAAGTCTTCGTGCGCCTCTATGAAGAGGATCTGATCTACCGCGGCAAGCGGCTGGTCAACTGGGACCCGACCCTGCACACCGCGATCTCCGACCTCGAGGTCGAGAACAAGGACCAGCAGGGCCAGTTCTGGCACTTCCGCTACCCGCTGGCCGACGGCGTGACCACCGACGACGGCAAGGATTACCTGGTCGTCGCCACCACCCGTCCCGAGACCCTGCTCGGCGACAGCGCCGTGGCGGTCAACCCGGAAGACCCGCGCTACGCCTCGCTGGTCGGCAAGTTCGTCGAGCTGCCGCTGGTCGGCCGCCGCATCCCCGTCGTGGCCGACGAGCACGCCGACATGGAGAAGGGCTCCGGGTGCGTGAAGATCACCCCGGCCCACGACTTCAACGACTACGAGGTCGGCAAGCGCCAGAACCTGCCGCTGATCAACGTCTTCTCCAAGGACGCCGCCGTCCTCGAGGCCGCCGAGGCGTTCGACCTCCAGGGCCGCCCGCTGGCCGACATCGACACCTCGCTGCCCGCCGCCTACTCAGGCCTCGGCCGCTTCGAGGCCCGCGAGCGCCTGGTCGCCGACATGGACGCCACCGGCCTGCTCGAGCAGGTCGAGACCGTCAGCAACACCCTGCCCTACGGCGATCGCTCCGGCGACGTCATCGAGCCGCTGCTCACCGATCAGTGGTTCGTCGCCGTCGAGGAGCTGGCCAAGCCGGCTATCGCCGCGGTGGAGAACGGCGACATCGAGTTCGTGCCGAAGAACTACGAGAACATGTACTTCGCCTGGATGCGCGACCTCCAGGACTGGTGCATCTCGCGCCAGCTGTGGTGGGGCCACCGCATCCCGGCCTGGTACGACGCCGAGGGCAACGTCTACGTGGCCCGCAGCGCCGAGGAGGCCCGCGCCAAGCACGGCCTGGCCGACGACCTCGCGCTGACCCAGGACGACGACGTGCTCGATACCTGGTTCAGCTCCGGGCTGTGGACCTTCGGCACCCTGGGCTGGCCCGAGCAGACCCCGGAGCTGGCGACCTTCCACCCGTCCAGCGTGCTGGTCACCGGCTTCGACATCATCTTCTTCTGGGTCGCCCGGATGATCATGATGACCCTGAAGTTCACCGGCGAGGTGCCCTTCAAGCAGGTCTACGTGCACGGCCTGGTGCGCGACGCCCAGGGCCAGAAGATGTCCAAGTCCAAGGGCAACGTGCTCGACCCCATCGATCTGATCGACGGCATCGACCTGGACGCCCTGGTCGAGAAGCGCACCGGCAACATGATGCAGCCGCAGAAGGCCAAGGCCATCGCCAAGGCCACCCGCGGCGAGTTCCCGGAGGGCATCGAGCCCCACGGCACCGACGCCCTGCGCTACACCTTTCTGTCCCAGGCCACCACCGGCCGCGACATCAAGTTCGACATGGGCCGCCTCGACGGCTACCGCAACTTTTGCAACAAGCTGTGGAACGCCTCGCGCTACGTGCTGATGAACGCCGAAGGCGAGGACTGCGGCGCCGCCGGCGGCGAGGTCGAGCTGTCGCTGGCCGACCGCTGGATCATCTCCCAGCTGCAGAAGACCGAGGCCCAGGTCACCAGGGCGATGGAGGAGTTCCGCTTCGACCACGCCTCCCAGGCGCTCTACGATTTCGTGTGGAACGAGTACTGCGACTGGTACCTCGAGCTCTCCAAGCCGGTGCTGTGGGACGACGGCGCCTCCGAGGCCGCCAAGCGCGGCACCCGCCGCACCCTGGTGCGCGTGCTCGAGGCCGTGCTGCGCCTGGCCCACCCGATGATGCCCTACATCAGCGAGGAGATCTGGCAGCGCGTGGCCCCGCTGGCCGGCGTCGAGGGTCCGTCCGTGATGACCCAGCCATGGCCGCAGGCCGACGAGGCGCTGATCGACGAGGACGCCACCCGCGACATCGAGTGGCTCAAGGGCGTGATCGTGGCCATCCGCAACATCCGCGCCGAGATGAACATCGCCCCGGGCAAGCCGCTGGAGGCGCTGCTGACCAAGGGCACCGCCGGCGACAGCGAGCGCCTGGAGGCCAACCGGCTGTTCCTCTCCAAGCTGGCCAAGCTCGAGAGCGTCACCTGGCTCGAAGATCCCGAACAGGCGCCGCTGTCGGCCACCCAGCTGGTCGGCGAGATGGAAGTGCTGGTGCCCATGGCCGGGCTGATCGACAAGGACGCCGAGCTCGCGCGTCTGGCCAAGGAGATCGAGAAGCAGGACAAGCTGATCGGCGGCATCGAGAAGAAGCTCGGCAACGACAGCTTCGTCGCCAAGGCCCCCGAGGCGGTGGTGCAGAAGGAGCGCGACAAGCTGGCGGACTTCGCCGCCGCCCGCAAGGTGCTGGTCGAACAGCGCGACAAGATCGCCGCGCTCTGA
- a CDS encoding DNA polymerase III subunit chi yields MTRIDFYILPETTLEARLAFACRLAETIARKGYRLHLHAEDEAMARELDDTLWTFRPDAYLPHALLGSEQADSVPVTLGWQEPPPGDAGVQAMLNLHPEIPEWFSRFERVAEIINQHQAVLTAKRRCWQTYKKRGYPVTPHHLRAGA; encoded by the coding sequence ATGACCCGCATCGATTTCTACATCCTCCCCGAGACCACCCTGGAAGCGCGGCTGGCATTCGCCTGCCGGCTCGCCGAGACCATCGCCCGCAAGGGCTATCGGCTGCACCTGCACGCCGAGGACGAGGCCATGGCCCGGGAGCTGGACGACACCCTCTGGACCTTCCGGCCCGACGCCTACCTGCCCCACGCGCTGCTCGGCAGCGAGCAGGCCGACAGCGTGCCGGTGACCCTCGGCTGGCAGGAACCGCCGCCCGGCGACGCTGGCGTGCAGGCGATGCTCAACCTGCACCCGGAGATTCCCGAGTGGTTCTCACGCTTCGAGCGGGTCGCCGAGATCATCAACCAGCACCAGGCGGTGCTGACCGCCAAGCGGCGCTGCTGGCAGACCTACAAGAAGCGCGGCTACCCGGTCACGCCGCACCATCTGCGCGCCGGGGCCTGA
- a CDS encoding branched-chain amino acid aminotransferase, which yields MLPTADATATPIREEILSDPGFGRYFTDHMAHVRWTVDAGWHGHEVRPYGPLTLDPAAAVLHYGQEIFEGVKAYRHADGSVWTFRPEKNAERFRRSARRLALPELSDENFIDSLKALLAQDSAWVPTPASEADESSLYLRPFMIASESFLGVRPSHEVDYYVIASPAAAYFKGGIKPVSIWLSSHYKRAAPGGTGFAKCGGNYAASLAAQKEAADHECSQVAFLDAAENKWIEELGGMNLFFVYRDGRIVTPRLTDTILEGVTRDSVLTLARDEGLTPEERPISIDEWREGAASGEIVEVFACGTAAVITPVGELVTEDDTIRLAAEGDNEIAKRLRTRLLDLQYGRSEDKYGWLTRLV from the coding sequence ATGCTGCCCACCGCCGATGCCACGGCGACCCCGATCCGTGAGGAGATCCTGAGCGACCCCGGCTTCGGGCGCTACTTCACCGATCACATGGCCCACGTCCGCTGGACCGTCGACGCCGGCTGGCACGGCCATGAGGTACGCCCCTACGGTCCGCTGACCCTGGACCCGGCCGCCGCGGTGCTGCACTACGGCCAGGAAATCTTCGAGGGCGTGAAGGCCTACCGCCACGCCGACGGCTCGGTGTGGACCTTCCGCCCCGAGAAGAACGCCGAGCGCTTCCGTCGCAGCGCGCGTCGCCTGGCCCTGCCGGAGCTCTCCGACGAGAACTTCATCGACTCGCTCAAGGCCCTGCTGGCCCAGGACAGCGCCTGGGTGCCGACCCCGGCCAGCGAGGCCGACGAGTCGAGCCTCTACCTGCGCCCGTTCATGATCGCCAGCGAGAGCTTCCTCGGCGTGCGCCCGTCCCACGAGGTCGACTACTACGTCATCGCCTCGCCGGCCGCGGCCTACTTCAAGGGCGGTATCAAGCCGGTCTCGATCTGGCTGTCCTCGCACTACAAGCGCGCCGCCCCCGGCGGCACCGGCTTCGCCAAGTGCGGCGGCAACTACGCCGCCTCCCTGGCCGCCCAGAAGGAAGCCGCCGACCACGAGTGCAGCCAGGTCGCCTTCCTCGACGCCGCCGAGAACAAGTGGATCGAGGAACTGGGCGGCATGAACCTGTTCTTCGTCTACCGCGACGGCCGCATCGTCACCCCGCGCCTGACCGACACCATCCTCGAGGGCGTGACCCGCGACTCGGTGCTGACCCTGGCGCGCGACGAGGGCCTGACCCCGGAAGAGCGCCCGATCAGCATCGACGAGTGGCGCGAGGGCGCGGCCAGCGGCGAGATCGTCGAGGTCTTCGCCTGCGGCACCGCCGCGGTGATCACCCCGGTGGGCGAGCTGGTGACCGAGGACGACACCATCCGCCTGGCCGCCGAGGGCGACAACGAGATCGCCAAGCGCCTGCGCACCCGCCTGCTGGACCTGCAGTACGGCCGCAGCGAGGACAAGTACGGCTGGCTGACCCGCCTGGTGTAA
- a CDS encoding leucyl aminopeptidase has protein sequence MEFPVQTANPAKVETACLVVPVFKDGDLLPAAAKLDDASERLIGQLIEREDFDARLGNVQMVPFAPGLNADRLLLVGLGPRDKCQEGAFRKAVDAAFTALATLPADDAAVAFTDVPVPDRDSDWKARTVAEAAHRAVYRFTEFKSEPGPAPKLERVTLLVSEGDDAEAAREGARVGDGIGQGINAARTLGNLPGNVCTPRYLADRAEQLAAGSDGALSAEILDEEALETLGAHSLLSVGHGSDEPSRLIVMKYQGAEDPDEAPHVLVGKGITFDSGGISLKPGAGMDEMKFDMCGAASVFGAVTSVLAVRPKINLVAIVASAENMPSGRATKPGDIIKTLRGLSVEVLNTDAEGRLVLCDALTYAERFEPASVVDIATLTGAAIIALGHHATGLMANDDDLALDLLDAGETAWDRAWHLPLWDEYQEQLDSNFADLANIGGRPAGTITAGCFLSRFADKFPWAHLDIAGTAWNSGAQKGATGRPVSLLTQYLLDREAEGQVEADGEA, from the coding sequence ATGGAATTCCCAGTTCAGACGGCCAATCCCGCCAAGGTCGAGACGGCCTGCCTCGTGGTACCGGTGTTCAAGGATGGCGACCTGTTGCCCGCCGCCGCCAAGCTCGACGATGCCAGCGAGCGGCTGATCGGCCAGCTGATCGAGCGCGAAGACTTCGACGCCAGGCTGGGCAACGTGCAGATGGTCCCCTTCGCCCCCGGTCTGAACGCCGACCGCCTGCTGCTGGTCGGCCTGGGGCCCCGTGACAAGTGCCAGGAAGGCGCCTTCCGCAAGGCCGTGGACGCGGCCTTCACCGCCCTGGCGACGCTGCCCGCCGACGACGCCGCAGTGGCCTTCACCGACGTGCCGGTCCCCGACCGCGACAGCGACTGGAAGGCGCGCACGGTCGCCGAGGCCGCCCATCGCGCGGTCTATCGCTTCACCGAATTCAAGTCCGAGCCCGGCCCGGCGCCGAAGCTCGAGCGCGTGACCCTGCTGGTCAGCGAAGGCGACGACGCCGAGGCGGCCCGCGAAGGCGCCCGGGTCGGCGACGGCATCGGCCAGGGCATCAACGCCGCCCGCACCCTGGGCAACCTGCCCGGCAACGTCTGCACGCCGCGCTATCTGGCCGACCGCGCCGAGCAGCTGGCCGCCGGCTCCGACGGCGCGCTGAGCGCCGAGATCCTCGACGAGGAGGCCCTCGAGACGCTGGGCGCCCACTCGCTGCTCTCCGTCGGCCACGGCAGCGACGAGCCTTCGCGCCTGATCGTGATGAAGTACCAAGGCGCCGAGGACCCCGACGAGGCCCCCCACGTGCTGGTCGGCAAGGGCATCACCTTCGACTCCGGCGGCATCTCGCTGAAGCCCGGCGCGGGCATGGACGAGATGAAGTTCGACATGTGCGGCGCCGCCAGCGTGTTCGGCGCCGTCACCTCGGTGCTCGCCGTGCGGCCGAAGATCAATCTGGTGGCGATCGTCGCCAGCGCCGAGAACATGCCCAGCGGCCGCGCCACCAAGCCCGGCGACATCATCAAGACCCTTCGGGGCCTGTCGGTGGAAGTGCTCAACACCGACGCCGAGGGTCGCCTGGTGCTGTGCGACGCCCTGACCTACGCCGAGCGCTTCGAGCCGGCCAGCGTGGTCGACATCGCCACCCTCACCGGCGCCGCCATCATCGCCCTGGGCCACCACGCCACCGGACTGATGGCCAACGACGACGACCTGGCGCTGGACCTGCTCGATGCCGGCGAGACCGCCTGGGACCGCGCCTGGCACCTGCCGCTGTGGGACGAGTACCAGGAGCAGCTGGACTCCAACTTCGCCGACCTGGCCAACATCGGCGGCCGCCCGGCAGGCACCATCACCGCCGGCTGCTTCCTCTCGCGCTTCGCCGACAAGTTCCCCTGGGCGCACCTGGACATCGCCGGCACCGCCTGGAACTCCGGCGCGCAGAAGGGCGCCACCGGCCGCCCGGTCAGCCTGCTGACCCAGTACCTGCTGGACCGCGAGGCCGAAGGCCAGGTCGAGGCCGACGGCGAGGCCTGA
- the lptF gene encoding LPS export ABC transporter permease LptF, with product MIIFRYLTREILQTMAAVAGVLLLVIMGSRFIRYFADAADGEIPLHILGSLMLFHMPGFLELILPLAFFLGILLAYGQLYLNSEITVLVACGTSPNKLLQVSLLPATVVAVMVGLCSLWLSPAGALKKEVVIEQQRSQLDFSVLNPGRFQDFGDGRTAYTEALTDDQQEMREVFISERQRRSDGTPGTVVTRASSGYQTVDEETGSRFLVLTDGERYSVEPGRAQAERLEFGTYAVRLSQDEKSLDLDNPELATTPALFAAESPPAAAQLQWRLGLPLMVFVLTLMAMPLSRVNPRQGRFAKLLPAIFLYVAYLSLLLASLDAIGRGSWPAGIGMWPIHGGFLAIGLAMTLQAQRKGMSG from the coding sequence TTGATCATATTCCGCTATCTGACCCGCGAGATCCTGCAGACCATGGCCGCCGTGGCCGGGGTGCTGTTGCTGGTGATCATGGGCAGCCGCTTCATCCGCTACTTCGCCGACGCCGCGGACGGCGAGATTCCCCTGCATATCCTCGGTTCCCTGATGCTGTTTCACATGCCGGGGTTCCTCGAGCTGATCCTGCCGCTGGCCTTCTTCCTGGGCATCCTGCTCGCCTACGGACAGCTCTATCTGAACAGCGAGATCACCGTGCTGGTGGCCTGCGGGACCAGTCCCAACAAGCTGCTGCAGGTGAGCCTGCTGCCCGCCACCGTGGTGGCGGTGATGGTGGGCCTGTGCAGCCTGTGGCTGAGCCCCGCCGGGGCCCTGAAGAAGGAAGTGGTGATCGAACAGCAGCGCAGCCAGCTGGATTTCTCGGTGCTGAACCCGGGACGCTTCCAGGACTTCGGCGATGGCCGCACTGCCTATACCGAGGCGCTGACCGACGACCAGCAGGAGATGCGCGAGGTCTTCATCAGCGAGCGCCAGCGCCGCTCCGACGGCACGCCCGGCACCGTGGTGACCCGGGCGTCTTCCGGCTATCAGACCGTCGACGAGGAGACTGGCAGTCGCTTTCTGGTGCTGACCGACGGCGAGCGCTACAGCGTCGAGCCGGGCCGGGCCCAGGCCGAGCGGCTCGAGTTCGGTACCTACGCGGTGCGGCTGTCGCAAGATGAGAAAAGCCTCGACCTCGACAATCCCGAGCTTGCCACCACGCCGGCGCTGTTCGCCGCCGAGTCGCCCCCCGCCGCGGCGCAGCTGCAGTGGCGCCTGGGACTGCCGCTGATGGTCTTCGTCCTGACCCTGATGGCGATGCCGCTGTCGCGGGTCAATCCTCGCCAGGGCCGCTTCGCCAAGCTGCTGCCGGCGATCTTCCTGTACGTGGCCTACCTCAGCCTGCTGCTGGCGTCGCTGGACGCCATCGGCCGCGGCAGCTGGCCGGCGGGCATCGGCATGTGGCCGATCCATGGTGGCTTCCTGGCCATCGGCCTGGCGATGACGCTGCAGGCACAACGCAAGGGGATGAGTGGATGA
- the lptG gene encoding LPS export ABC transporter permease LptG — protein MIADRLDRYIARQILGAILVVQVVLLGLDLVITYINDLGDVEGDYGALQVLFYLMFRLPWRFYQYAPVGVLIGALIGLGSMASSNELTVMRAAGRSLVRILWGVMKPIILVIAVVLFVAEFVSPRTEQFASAWRLEQMQGEGAVLTESGGWQREGDDFYRFGAIRADDVVLDLTRYRFEGQELREALSARRAVWQGDAWVLEDVTETRFVDGRTETSRQSTRAWETELTPQRLDRLLREVDSQAPSELWAYARFLESQGQSATQPLIYFWQKMLMPLTMASLVLVAASFVFGPLRTVAAGTRVFYGVVTGLVFKYLQDLLGPASTLFGFSPAWAVLVPTLLCAGLGLYLLRRTG, from the coding sequence ATGATCGCCGACCGTCTCGACCGTTACATCGCCCGTCAGATCCTCGGCGCGATCCTGGTGGTGCAGGTGGTGCTGCTGGGGCTCGACCTGGTGATCACCTACATCAACGACCTGGGCGACGTGGAGGGCGACTACGGCGCCCTGCAGGTGCTCTTCTACCTGATGTTCCGGCTGCCCTGGCGCTTCTATCAGTACGCCCCGGTGGGGGTGCTGATCGGCGCCCTGATCGGGCTCGGCAGCATGGCTTCGAGCAACGAGCTGACCGTGATGCGCGCCGCCGGCCGCTCGCTGGTGCGCATCCTGTGGGGCGTGATGAAGCCGATCATCCTGGTGATCGCGGTGGTGCTGTTCGTCGCCGAGTTCGTCAGCCCCAGGACCGAGCAGTTCGCCAGCGCCTGGCGTCTCGAGCAGATGCAGGGCGAGGGCGCCGTGCTGACCGAGAGCGGTGGCTGGCAGCGCGAGGGCGACGACTTCTATCGCTTCGGGGCGATCCGCGCCGACGACGTGGTGCTGGACCTGACCCGCTATCGCTTCGAGGGCCAGGAACTGCGCGAGGCGCTCAGTGCCCGCCGCGCGGTATGGCAGGGCGACGCCTGGGTGCTGGAGGACGTCACCGAGACCCGCTTCGTCGACGGCCGTACCGAGACCTCCCGCCAGTCGACGCGGGCCTGGGAGACCGAGCTGACGCCGCAGCGCCTCGACCGGCTGCTGCGCGAGGTGGACAGTCAGGCGCCCAGCGAGCTGTGGGCCTATGCGCGCTTCCTCGAGTCCCAGGGGCAGAGTGCCACCCAGCCGCTGATCTATTTTTGGCAGAAGATGCTGATGCCGCTGACCATGGCCTCGCTGGTGCTGGTGGCGGCGTCGTTCGTGTTCGGCCCGCTGCGCACCGTGGCCGCCGGCACCCGGGTGTTCTACGGCGTGGTCACCGGGCTGGTGTTCAAGTACCTGCAGGACCTGCTGGGTCCGGCTTCCACGCTGTTCGGCTTCTCGCCGGCCTGGGCCGTGCTGGTGCCGACGCTGCTCTGTGCCGGCCTCGGCCTCTACCTGCTGCGCCGCACCGGCTGA